AAGATTATAAATAATGAAATTCAAAGAATTATTAAAAAAAGAGTATCACAAATGTAAGATGGCAATATTGCCATCTTTTTAAAATTTAGAATTGTTATTTTGCCAGTTCTTTTTTGCTAAAATTTTTTCTTTTATTTTCCAAACTTTTTTTATGTTTTTATTTTCTATATAAAAAAGTTCATATAAAGCATAATTAATATTTGATTGTTTTATTTCACTTACACTTAAAACAAACTCACCATTTGCTAATATCATATGGTTTTTTATATAAGTATTATCTTTAATAATCTTATCATGAATATATTTTTTTATTAAATTTTTGTTATTTTTTGTTGAATTTTTATTTAAAACCTTTGTAGGTAAGCCATTAATTAAATCTTTATTTTTAATAGTTTGTATATTGTCCCAATGCTCAACAATTAGGCCATTTTCAAATCTAAAAATATCAATAATATGCATATAAGTATTATCTTCTCTTGATAATGTTTGTGCGATTACATAATTTTCATCTTCAAATACTCTAATTACTTTTGTTTCTATATCTTTTGTTGATAAATAATCAAGATAAGCTATCAATCCATCTTTTTGATCTTTTGCATATAAATTATGTTGAATATATTTTTTATCACTTACATACTTTAATACACTTCTATCTTGATTTTTAGTAAATGCTTTTTCTAATAACATTACTACTTTTTGTGAATTTGATATCTCTTTTGCATTGATATTTAAAACAAAAAGTGATGATAAAAAAGATATAGACAATATCAATTTTTTAAAATCCATTTTTACTCCTATGGTAATTTTTTGAAATTATATTTTTTTAGCTTCATTTAGTAAAGGTTAATTTGGTATAAAAAATGGTAAAAATCAAACTAACAGCTATTTTTCTCTTTAAATTTGCTAGGAGAGATATTTGTGTGTTTTTTAAAAAATTTTATAAAGTTTGTAGTTTCTATAAAACCCAATTCATAGGCTATTTGTTTTATGGCGCTATTAGTAGTAATTAATTTTCTTTTTGCTTCAAGTATAATATAACTACTTATTAATTGTTTTGCAGTTAAATTTGTTTTTTGTTTACATATAGTATTTAAGTGTTTTGAACTTATATTTAATAAACTACTATAATAATTTACACTTCTATTTTTATAATAGTTTTTGTGGAAAAGATTTTTGAACTTATTATATATATCATTGTATTTTTGATTTATATTATTTTTGTTTTGTTTACTAAACTCTTCTTTTGCTTTTAAGATTAAGTAATTAAATAAAGTGCTATTTAGTTTTTCTTTATACTGATAGGATTTTTTATAATCATTATGTAATTGTTTAAAAATAGTTTGATAATCTTCTTTGCAATTATAAAGAATAGATGGTTTTAATAATATATTAAAAATAGAGTCATTTAAACTAAGAAAATTTCTTTTTAAAAACTCATCAGTAAAAAGAATAATATAACCTTCATAATTAGTAGTTTTGCTAAAACTATGTATTTGCTCTTTTGATAAAAAAATCATACAATTATCTTTTACATTGTATTTTTTAAAATCAATAAAATGATAATCCAAAGCTTTTGTAAAATATAAAATATGATAAAACTTAATTCTATGAGCTTTAGTCATAAAATGAGTATTTAAATCTATATTTTTAAATAACTGCTTAAAAGTTAATATTTCAAAGCCGTACTCTTTTAATTTATGTAAAAACTCTACTTCTAATAAATCTTTCATAAATAGATTATAAAGAATTAATCATAATAAAGCAAACTACATAATCTTATAGTAAAATATAAAAAACTTTAGGAATAGTTATGATTATTGAAAATTTAGACCATTTAGTACTAACAGTTAAAGATTTAGATAAAACAGTAAAATTTTATACTGAAGTTTTGGGAATGAAAAAAGAGATTTTTAAAGATACTAGGATTGCTTTAAAGTATGCAAATCAAAAAATAAATCTGCACAAGCTTGGAAGTGAGTTTGAGCCAAAAGCTACAAATGTAAAACAAGGAAGTGCTGATTTATGTTTTATTGTAAAAGATGATATAAATGATGTATTTAAATTTTTACAAAAAAAAGCTATAAAAATTTTAGAAGGTCCAGTTTTTAGAACAGGAGCATTAGGAGATATTTATTCTATTTATATAAATGACCCAGATGGAAATTTGATTGAATTATCAAATTATATAAAAAATAATGACACTAAATTGTCATTTTAAAACTTGAATAATAGGTATTTTGATAAATATAGTGTCAAAAATATAAAAAATATAAAAAAGCTATTTTTTACTATATAATTTAATTATTATTTTTTAAATTTATGATATTATTTAAAGTATATTTTAAAACTATACTTAAAGGGATATTTATGTATGCTAAACAAATAAGTTTAAATGAGAAGTTAGATATTGCAAAAACTAGTGAAAATCTTGATGAATTAAAAGTTTTAGCAGATAGCGAATCAATGCTTGTAAGACGTGCAATTGCTAGAAATATAAATATTGATGAAGATATTGCAAATTTATTAACTTTTGATCCAGTCTTAAATGTAAGTTATA
The window above is part of the Malaciobacter marinus genome. Proteins encoded here:
- a CDS encoding AraC family transcriptional regulator; the encoded protein is MKDLLEVEFLHKLKEYGFEILTFKQLFKNIDLNTHFMTKAHRIKFYHILYFTKALDYHFIDFKKYNVKDNCMIFLSKEQIHSFSKTTNYEGYIILFTDEFLKRNFLSLNDSIFNILLKPSILYNCKEDYQTIFKQLHNDYKKSYQYKEKLNSTLFNYLILKAKEEFSKQNKNNINQKYNDIYNKFKNLFHKNYYKNRSVNYYSSLLNISSKHLNTICKQKTNLTAKQLISSYIILEAKRKLITTNSAIKQIAYELGFIETTNFIKFFKKHTNISPSKFKEKNSC
- a CDS encoding VOC family protein; this encodes MIIENLDHLVLTVKDLDKTVKFYTEVLGMKKEIFKDTRIALKYANQKINLHKLGSEFEPKATNVKQGSADLCFIVKDDINDVFKFLQKKAIKILEGPVFRTGALGDIYSIYINDPDGNLIELSNYIKNNDTKLSF